Proteins encoded in a region of the Stieleria neptunia genome:
- the flgA gene encoding flagellar basal body P-ring formation chaperone FlgA translates to MMKSVRIVALLISFLVLARQDALSAGDVVVALHQTSSTVADTTVRIGDIANVLNATPSQRRDIEQLDLESLRDQDDCSITRKHVEMRLLLAGYERHSFNIIGPSTVSARRSSPAKLRSKLEQLLASDLGRQFAVAPERVAIRLTQTPQLATLEPKLAAGDFAVDLIPRNAFPIGRTRLAVAIIDSAGNQYSHSFDAQVSLSMKVAIASQPIAQGTVLKPDMFRLVDRSITQNADYANPDSTVGRTASRYIASNTILLTNHFHNTRAGHSQTVKRNDLVDVVISVGQGEIRLKNARAMEAGQIGDMIEVLNPQTNRRFNASIIGPNLATVSSNSRRR, encoded by the coding sequence ATGATGAAATCGGTTCGAATCGTAGCGCTGCTGATCAGTTTTCTGGTCCTCGCCCGGCAAGACGCCCTGTCGGCCGGCGACGTTGTCGTTGCGCTCCATCAAACGTCTTCGACGGTCGCCGACACGACGGTTCGCATCGGCGACATCGCCAACGTGCTCAATGCGACACCGTCTCAGCGACGCGACATCGAGCAACTCGACTTGGAATCGCTGCGTGATCAGGACGATTGCTCGATCACACGAAAACACGTGGAGATGCGTCTGTTGTTGGCCGGGTACGAACGTCATTCGTTCAACATCATCGGACCATCCACCGTCTCGGCCCGACGGTCCTCCCCGGCAAAGCTGCGCAGCAAATTGGAACAATTGCTGGCATCGGACCTCGGCCGACAATTTGCCGTCGCCCCCGAACGCGTCGCCATCCGACTGACACAAACGCCCCAGTTGGCAACCTTGGAACCAAAACTCGCCGCCGGCGATTTCGCCGTCGACCTGATCCCACGCAACGCCTTCCCGATCGGTCGGACCAGACTGGCCGTCGCCATCATCGACTCGGCCGGAAACCAATACTCGCATTCCTTCGATGCCCAAGTCAGCCTTTCGATGAAGGTTGCGATCGCCAGTCAGCCGATCGCTCAAGGCACCGTGCTCAAACCCGACATGTTTCGCCTGGTCGATCGCTCGATCACACAGAATGCCGACTATGCCAATCCCGACAGCACCGTCGGACGGACCGCAAGCCGTTACATCGCCAGCAACACGATTCTGTTGACCAATCATTTCCACAACACCCGGGCGGGTCATTCCCAAACGGTCAAGCGAAACGACTTGGTCGACGTCGTGATCAGTGTCGGGCAGGGCGAAATCCGATTGAAGAACGCCCGAGCGATGGAAGCGGGACAGATCGGTGACATGATCGAGGTTCTCAACCCCCAAACCAACCGGCGTTTCAACGCCTCCATCATCGGCCCCAACCTGGCAACCGTATCTTCAAACTCACGGAGGCGATAA
- the flgG gene encoding flagellar basal-body rod protein FlgG, whose amino-acid sequence MLKAFYSSATGMRAQELMIDNTANNLANVNTTGFKKKHINFADLLYDTKTPPGAASANGEIKPIGLQIGSGVRAVGTTSLFAQGTPTETGIDTHMAIEGDGFFKVTQANTTAYTRDGSFTLNDQGQMVTGDGYLLDPQVTIPQQATNLSISSTGVVSYQIDGVSTVGPTIQLARFANPAGLQNMGSNLYMETAASGPEILGQPGQQGNGEIRQRFIEGSNVEVVSELVSLITAQRAYEINSRAIRAGDEMLSSASDLVR is encoded by the coding sequence ATGTTAAAAGCATTCTATTCCAGCGCCACCGGCATGCGCGCCCAGGAATTGATGATCGACAACACGGCCAACAACTTGGCCAACGTCAACACAACCGGCTTCAAAAAGAAGCACATCAATTTCGCCGACCTGCTGTATGACACCAAGACGCCGCCCGGTGCCGCTTCGGCCAACGGCGAGATCAAGCCGATCGGGTTGCAGATCGGCAGCGGGGTGCGGGCCGTCGGCACCACCAGCCTGTTCGCTCAAGGGACCCCCACCGAAACGGGCATCGACACGCACATGGCGATCGAAGGCGACGGCTTTTTCAAAGTCACCCAGGCCAACACGACCGCCTACACACGCGACGGGTCGTTTACCCTCAATGACCAAGGCCAGATGGTCACCGGCGACGGTTACCTGTTGGATCCGCAAGTCACGATTCCCCAGCAAGCGACCAACCTGTCGATTTCCTCAACCGGCGTGGTCAGCTACCAGATCGACGGTGTTTCCACCGTCGGCCCCACCATTCAACTGGCCCGGTTCGCCAACCCCGCCGGTCTGCAGAACATGGGAAGCAATCTGTACATGGAAACCGCCGCTTCGGGTCCCGAGATTCTCGGGCAACCCGGGCAACAGGGCAACGGCGAGATACGACAGCGATTCATCGAAGGATCCAATGTCGAAGTCGTTTCCGAACTCGTCTCGCTGATCACCGCCCAACGCGCCTACGAGATCAACTCGCGAGCGATCCGTGCCGGCGATGAAATGCTTTCATCCGCAAGTGACCTCGTTCGGTAA
- a CDS encoding flagellar hook-basal body complex protein translates to MINGLYSGAAAMQTLAKQQELISSNLMHANSSGHRRVQPAVKQRFEETSPNTTLDLGPEVEAMTSDFTPGRITATDRPLDISIAGDGFFVYENGGQPYLTRNGRLFRDPQSNTLVNEEGVPIRGENGPITIDRDVSDREITISTDGTVSAGDRQVGRIQAVAYEDNGTLIPVGALGFTPGPDSIESDAAVKITQFGHELSNVQPVSELIALIVNTRQHEAVEKATRTLSDSLKEYIRS, encoded by the coding sequence ATGATCAACGGACTCTACAGCGGCGCCGCCGCGATGCAGACATTGGCCAAGCAACAGGAGCTGATCAGCAGCAACCTGATGCACGCCAATTCGAGCGGACACCGACGCGTTCAACCGGCAGTCAAACAACGCTTCGAAGAAACATCACCGAACACCACCTTGGATCTGGGCCCCGAAGTCGAAGCGATGACCTCGGACTTCACCCCGGGACGAATCACCGCGACCGACCGGCCGCTCGACATCTCGATCGCCGGCGACGGTTTTTTCGTCTACGAAAACGGTGGCCAACCCTACCTGACTCGCAACGGCAGACTATTCCGTGACCCCCAGAGCAACACGCTGGTCAATGAAGAGGGGGTTCCCATCCGCGGCGAAAACGGACCGATCACCATCGACCGCGACGTCTCGGACCGAGAGATCACGATTTCAACCGACGGTACGGTTTCGGCCGGCGACCGCCAAGTCGGACGGATTCAAGCGGTCGCCTACGAAGACAACGGAACCCTGATTCCCGTCGGCGCCCTCGGGTTCACGCCCGGTCCCGATTCGATCGAAAGCGATGCCGCGGTCAAGATCACGCAATTCGGTCATGAACTCTCAAACGTCCAACCGGTTTCCGAACTGATCGCCCTGATCGTCAACACGCGACAACACGAGGCGGTCGAAAAAGCCACCCGAACGCTCTCGGATTCGCTCAAAGAATACATCCGATCATAA
- a CDS encoding flagellar basal body-associated FliL family protein yields the protein MADDNESGADDKKKSGMLSKLVIWGAVFVMGAGTGVAVPMFVLPSDPKAAHRNAVDEDRMDIPEPDDKLAFVDFDEVVVNLNDDRYSRYLTCTFSLQIAASQQEAITKLVEDKNVVLKNWLIAHLRDKKLEDVRGKLGHNLLRREIHDKFNAMLFTDGIERIQDVLFQDFKVQ from the coding sequence ATGGCAGACGACAACGAGTCCGGAGCGGACGACAAAAAGAAATCCGGCATGCTCTCCAAGCTTGTGATCTGGGGCGCGGTTTTCGTGATGGGCGCCGGAACCGGCGTGGCGGTGCCGATGTTCGTGCTGCCCTCGGATCCCAAGGCGGCTCACCGGAACGCGGTGGATGAAGACCGCATGGACATCCCCGAACCCGATGACAAGTTGGCGTTTGTGGACTTTGACGAAGTCGTGGTCAATTTGAACGACGACCGTTATTCGCGGTACCTGACCTGCACGTTCTCCCTGCAAATCGCGGCCTCGCAACAGGAGGCGATCACCAAGTTGGTGGAAGACAAGAACGTCGTCCTGAAAAACTGGCTGATCGCGCACTTGCGAGACAAAAAGCTGGAAGATGTCCGCGGGAAACTCGGGCACAACCTGCTGCGGCGTGAAATCCATGACAAATTCAACGCGATGCTGTTCACCGACGGCATCGAGCGAATTCAAGATGTCCTCTTCCAGGATTTCAAGGTTCAATGA
- a CDS encoding FliM/FliN family flagellar motor switch protein, with translation MSVRPFDFRDIAALDDTAVAIRTWISKSTSFFSDYWVEATGFSAKLDLGAITTESYDKILSEIPRHDLYCVADIKDRLPSVWYASADQFRIILSDLLCLPPADGDSDGDRDLSAIETDLSNYFINRVAESISRGWMGQDELEIEVTDLEKDARKLRLFRGKDLVTKVCIEIECKGGTATLNWLLPKQKLPALLDETVDHRAGAEPAKPSKELIGQLPLDVVTMLGSAKIPMADLAKLKPGELIVLDQRIDEPMVSTVDGEPAFQCWAGRLGNTQAVQVSKCLNK, from the coding sequence ATGAGCGTTCGTCCGTTCGATTTTCGTGACATTGCTGCCCTGGATGACACTGCCGTTGCCATTCGAACTTGGATTTCGAAGTCGACGTCGTTCTTCTCGGACTATTGGGTCGAGGCGACCGGATTCAGTGCCAAATTGGATCTGGGGGCGATCACGACCGAGTCGTACGACAAGATCCTCAGTGAAATCCCGCGGCACGACCTGTATTGCGTCGCCGACATCAAGGACCGATTGCCATCGGTCTGGTATGCCTCGGCCGATCAGTTTCGCATCATTCTGTCCGATTTGCTGTGCTTGCCCCCCGCGGATGGTGACAGTGATGGTGACCGGGACCTCAGTGCGATCGAAACCGATCTGTCGAATTATTTTATCAACCGGGTCGCCGAATCGATCAGTCGGGGCTGGATGGGGCAGGATGAACTGGAGATCGAAGTGACGGATCTGGAGAAAGATGCGCGAAAGTTGCGTCTTTTCCGCGGCAAGGATCTGGTCACCAAGGTCTGCATCGAAATCGAATGCAAGGGCGGCACGGCGACGTTGAATTGGTTGCTGCCGAAACAGAAATTACCTGCCTTGCTCGATGAAACGGTTGACCATCGTGCCGGTGCAGAACCCGCCAAGCCGTCCAAAGAATTGATCGGCCAGTTACCCCTGGACGTCGTCACGATGCTGGGGTCGGCCAAGATCCCGATGGCCGATCTGGCGAAGTTAAAACCCGGCGAGTTGATCGTTTTGGATCAACGCATCGACGAACCGATGGTGTCCACCGTCGATGGCGAACCGGCGTTCCAGTGCTGGGCCGGCCGGTTGGGCAACACACAGGCCGTTCAAGTTTCAAAGTGTTTGAACAAGTAG